A window of Pseudomonas alcaliphila JAB1 genomic DNA:
TTTCAGCTTGGGCAGCTGGATATGGCGGAACACCGCCCAGTTCGACGCGCGGTCGATGCGCGCCGCCTGGTAATAGACGTCAGGAATGGCGCGCAGGCCGGAGTAGCACAACAGCGCCACCAGCGAGGTCCAGTGCCAGACGTCCATGATCAGCACCGTCACCCAGGCATCCATGGTGTTGGAGGCGTAGTTGTAGCTGATGCCCAGCTTGTTCAGCGCCCAGCCCATCAGGCCGATGTCGGCGCGGCCGAAGATCTGCCAGATGGTACCGACCACGTTCCACGGGATCAGCAGCGGAATGGCCATCAGGATCAGACACAGCGACGCCCAGCGTCCGCGTGTCGGCATGCACAAGGCAATGGCGATGCCCAGCGGGATCTGGATCAGCAGCACGCAGGCGGAAAAGATGAACTGGCGCAGCAGCGAGTCGTGCAGGCGCGGGTCCTGCAACACCTGGCGATACCAGTCGACGCCGACGAAGTAGCGGGTGGACGGATCGAAGATGTCCTGCACCGAGTAGTTGACCACGGTCATCATCGGCACGATGGCGCTGAACGCCACCAGCAGGAACACCGGCAGTACCAGCCACCAGGCCTTGTTGTTCTGCACCCTCATGGCGCCACCTCCACCAGGTAGTCGTCGGCATAGAGCATCAGCCACTGCGCGGGGAAGCTCAGGTAGACCTGCTCACGCGGCACCGGCTGATCCTCCTGCAGGCGCACCTTGAGCACCTGGCCGTCGAGATCGAAGGTGAGAATCTTGTAGGTGCCGAGATCCTCGACATGCAGCACCCGGCCACACAGCGCGTCTTCATAGGCGCCATCCCAGACATGCACGAACTCGGGACGGATGCCCACCTGCAGGCGCTTGCCGTCCAGCTCGGCGAGGCGCTGGTTGAGCGCGGCGGACAGCGGCAACACCGTCCCGGCAAAACGCACGCCGCCCTCGCAGCGCTGCACCTCGATCAGGTTCATGCCCGGGCTGCCGATGAAATAGCCGACGAAGGTATGTCCGGGGCGCTCGAACAGCTCGCGCGGCGTGCCGAACTGGACGATCTGTCCGCCATACATCACCGCGATCTTGTCGGCGAAGGTGGAGGCCTCCAGCTGATCGTGGGTGACGTAGACCATGGTGATGTTGAACTGCTCGTGGATCTGCTTGAGCTTGCGCCGCAGCTTCCACTTCAGGTGCGGGTCGATCACCGTCAGTGGCTCGTCGAAGAGGATCGCCGAGACGTCGTCACGCACCAGACCACGGCCCATGGAGACCTTCTGCTTCTCGTCGGCGGTGAGGTTGCGCGCCTTTTTGTGCAGCAGGGGATGCAGCTCCAGCACCTCGGCGATCTCGTGCACCTTGCTCATCACCCGCGCCTCGTCCATGCCCTGGTTGCGCAGCGGGAAGGCCAGGTTGTCGAACACCGTCATGGTGTCGTAGACCACCGGAAACTGGAAAACC
This region includes:
- a CDS encoding sugar ABC transporter permease — translated: MRVQNNKAWWLVLPVFLLVAFSAIVPMMTVVNYSVQDIFDPSTRYFVGVDWYRQVLQDPRLHDSLLRQFIFSACVLLIQIPLGIAIALCMPTRGRWASLCLILMAIPLLIPWNVVGTIWQIFGRADIGLMGWALNKLGISYNYASNTMDAWVTVLIMDVWHWTSLVALLCYSGLRAIPDVYYQAARIDRASNWAVFRHIQLPKLKSVLLIAVMLRFMDSFMIYTEPFVLTGGGPGNATTFLSQTLTQMAIGQFDLGPAAAFSLVYFLIILLVSWLFYTAMTHDDKTR
- a CDS encoding ABC transporter ATP-binding protein, which translates into the protein MAEIRLHNLAHSYSGVPKAPEDYAIREMNHVWQQGGAYALLGPSGCGKSTLLNIISGLLSPSQGEVQFDGKAVNTLSPQERNIAQVFQFPVVYDTMTVFDNLAFPLRNQGMDEARVMSKVHEIAEVLELHPLLHKKARNLTADEKQKVSMGRGLVRDDVSAILFDEPLTVIDPHLKWKLRRKLKQIHEQFNITMVYVTHDQLEASTFADKIAVMYGGQIVQFGTPRELFERPGHTFVGYFIGSPGMNLIEVQRCEGGVRFAGTVLPLSAALNQRLAELDGKRLQVGIRPEFVHVWDGAYEDALCGRVLHVEDLGTYKILTFDLDGQVLKVRLQEDQPVPREQVYLSFPAQWLMLYADDYLVEVAP